One segment of Saprospiraceae bacterium DNA contains the following:
- a CDS encoding M50 family metallopeptidase, with product MNHLHYRALGMMLIYVVLRFFGGSFGSIVLYPVTLLVTFLHEFGHALGAILTGGAVRAMQINPDGSGYTVTVGGSPGIVLMGGYLGSALLGNVLFRIGAKHPSLTTFTLTTLACLMALAGVVWFESFVSTAILFGFAALLFVVARNKGWGQDVLMFLGLAAVLYIIQDFDVGPKSDLAMYEQEVGVFSSQVWKYVWLGVAGAIFYLNLKEVFGKR from the coding sequence ATGAACCACCTCCATTATCGCGCACTCGGCATGATGCTGATATACGTCGTCCTCCGCTTTTTTGGCGGGTCGTTCGGCAGCATCGTCCTGTATCCTGTCACGCTGCTGGTCACTTTCTTGCACGAGTTTGGCCATGCCCTAGGCGCGATACTGACGGGCGGCGCGGTGCGAGCCATGCAAATCAACCCCGATGGCAGCGGCTACACCGTCACGGTGGGGGGCAGCCCCGGCATCGTGCTGATGGGAGGCTATCTCGGTAGCGCCCTGTTGGGCAATGTGCTGTTTCGCATCGGGGCCAAACACCCCTCGCTCACGACCTTCACGCTCACCACGCTGGCCTGCCTGATGGCATTGGCAGGCGTGGTATGGTTCGAATCGTTCGTCAGCACAGCGATACTGTTCGGCTTTGCCGCGTTGCTCTTTGTGGTGGCTCGCAACAAGGGCTGGGGGCAGGATGTGCTGATGTTTCTCGGCTTGGCCGCCGTGCTCTACATCATTCAGGATTTCGATGTCGGCCCTAAAAGCGACCTTGCGATGTATGAGCAAGAAGTCGGCGTTTTTTCCTCTCAAGTTTGGAAATACGTTTGGCTGGGCGTGGCGGGCGCGATTTTTTACCTGAATCTGAAAGAGGTTTTTGGAAAAAGGTAG
- a CDS encoding FKBP-type peptidyl-prolyl cis-trans isomerase, whose product MKKTLLSLTLIAATWGLFAQKTTLNTAKDSASYAYGIMLANSIKRQLSNDLNREVMLASLNSALRDEEMMFTPEAANKIFSDYNRAIQAKAGEKAREEGKAFLEKNKLRKEVTTTTSGLQYEVMKRGDGTASPKATDKVEVHYHGTLISGEIFDSSVERGQPAQFGLNQVIAGWTEGLQYMKEGDKFKFFIPAELAYGDRGAGATIKPGSTLIFEVELLKILK is encoded by the coding sequence ATGAAAAAAACGCTTTTATCGCTCACGCTCATTGCGGCCACTTGGGGCCTTTTTGCCCAAAAAACAACGCTGAACACTGCTAAAGACAGTGCCAGCTATGCCTACGGCATCATGTTGGCCAACAGCATCAAACGCCAGCTCAGCAACGACCTCAACCGCGAGGTGATGTTGGCCTCTCTCAATAGCGCCCTCCGCGACGAGGAGATGATGTTCACGCCAGAAGCAGCCAACAAAATTTTTAGCGATTACAACCGCGCCATCCAAGCCAAAGCAGGCGAAAAAGCCCGTGAGGAAGGCAAGGCTTTTTTGGAAAAAAACAAGCTTCGCAAAGAAGTGACCACCACCACCAGCGGCCTTCAGTATGAGGTAATGAAGCGCGGAGATGGAACCGCCTCGCCCAAAGCCACCGACAAAGTGGAAGTGCACTACCACGGCACACTCATCAGCGGGGAAATTTTCGATAGCAGCGTGGAGCGCGGCCAGCCCGCACAATTCGGCCTCAACCAAGTCATCGCAGGCTGGACAGAGGGCCTGCAATACATGAAAGAAGGCGACAAGTTCAAGTTCTTCATCCCTGCCGAACTCGCTTATGGCGACCGCGGCGCCGGAGCCACCATCAAGCCCGGCTCGACCTTGATCTTCGAAGTAGAGCTCTTGAAAATCTTGAAATAA
- the prmC gene encoding peptide chain release factor N(5)-glutamine methyltransferase: MTASTAHRLLIQQLTPRYGEGEAKAIARIVLEDAFGVRPSDAHAPVDSFRLHDILVRLLGGEPIQYILGQADFWGLKFIVSPAVLIPRQETEELVAWVLEFLKNKSWERPALLDIGLGSGCIGVTLKKKFPALRLLGLEKSSAALEVASKNARTLLGEGAAFEFAEGDILNRQSWAGFSQMEVVVSNPPYIPLKEKTLMPEHVTEHEPAEALYVPDDDPLVFYRAIADFALQKLRPGGALFLECNEFNAPEVADLLRTSGFEEVQLRQDLFGANRMVRGLIRTSS, translated from the coding sequence ATGACCGCCTCCACCGCCCACCGCCTCCTCATCCAACAGCTCACTCCGCGCTACGGCGAGGGAGAGGCCAAAGCAATCGCCCGGATTGTGCTGGAGGACGCATTTGGCGTGCGCCCCTCAGATGCCCATGCGCCTGTTGATTCCTTTCGATTGCACGACATTCTCGTGCGGCTGCTCGGCGGCGAGCCAATCCAGTACATCTTGGGGCAAGCCGATTTTTGGGGTCTCAAATTCATCGTGAGTCCCGCCGTGCTGATACCCCGGCAGGAAACAGAGGAATTGGTGGCATGGGTGCTGGAGTTTTTGAAAAACAAGTCGTGGGAAAGACCGGCGCTTCTCGACATCGGCTTAGGCAGCGGGTGCATCGGGGTGACGCTGAAGAAAAAATTTCCCGCACTGAGATTGTTGGGGCTGGAAAAAAGCAGTGCCGCATTGGAAGTGGCCTCGAAGAATGCCCGCACCCTGTTGGGCGAGGGCGCCGCTTTTGAATTTGCCGAAGGCGATATCCTGAATCGCCAAAGTTGGGCAGGATTTTCACAGATGGAGGTAGTGGTGAGCAACCCGCCCTACATCCCGCTCAAAGAGAAAACCTTGATGCCGGAACACGTCACGGAACACGAGCCTGCCGAAGCCTTGTATGTGCCCGACGATGACCCACTGGTTTTTTACCGCGCCATTGCCGACTTTGCCCTTCAAAAACTGCGGCCCGGCGGTGCGTTGTTCCTCGAATGCAATGAATTCAACGCGCCGGAGGTGGCGGATTTGCTTCGCACGTCGGGCTTTGAAGAGGTGCAATTGCGACAAGACCTATTTGGTGCCAACCGAATGGTGCGGGGGCTTATTCGTACATCTTCTTGA
- a CDS encoding PKD domain-containing protein, producing MKYSVIDMSKNSGEGKVIVKDRAIIDDKFGYGQFTAVKHGNGRDWWLPMPVDIGNKIHISLLTKDTAYLHHSQHIGPAWDRNGGFQASFSPDGSKYVRYNRFHGVFIYDFDRCDGMLSNLVHFPFNDTTQGIYGGCAISPNNRFLYVADFDYLYQFDLWANDILYSKELIGIYDGHISSLWTKFSYIINAPDGRMYIIPPNTTSAIHVINRPNLPGAACDFRQHDIEFPYPYGNTPIFPNFRLGPLDGSPCDTLGLDNHPLADFRPEPTDTSGLAMHFWDVSAYEPAQWLWDFGDGAMSQDTSPVHAYASPGFYTVCLTVSNQYGSDTKCKVVEVKITSGTSNPQGVGEVKVYPNPTSGWIMLPDIDGVPRLIEVLDITGRLVRSVNMSENELDLSELENGLYFLRVTRMDNGAVGSAKVIVSK from the coding sequence TTGAAGTATTCTGTAATTGATATGTCCAAAAACAGCGGAGAAGGCAAAGTAATTGTAAAAGATAGAGCAATCATTGACGATAAGTTTGGATATGGTCAGTTTACAGCTGTCAAGCATGGCAACGGGCGCGACTGGTGGCTTCCGATGCCAGTGGACATCGGCAATAAAATCCATATATCGCTGCTCACCAAAGACACCGCTTATCTGCATCATTCGCAGCACATCGGCCCGGCCTGGGACAGGAATGGCGGTTTTCAGGCCTCGTTTTCCCCCGACGGCTCCAAATATGTCCGCTACAACCGTTTTCACGGGGTCTTTATCTATGATTTTGACCGCTGCGACGGTATGCTGAGCAATTTGGTGCACTTTCCGTTCAACGACACAACTCAAGGCATCTACGGTGGCTGCGCCATATCGCCAAATAACCGATTCCTCTATGTGGCGGACTTTGATTATTTATATCAATTTGACCTTTGGGCAAACGATATCTTGTACTCTAAAGAACTAATTGGAATATACGACGGACATATCAGTTCTCTTTGGACAAAGTTTTCATACATAATCAATGCCCCCGACGGAAGGATGTATATCATACCGCCGAATACAACTTCTGCTATCCACGTCATCAACCGGCCAAACTTGCCCGGCGCAGCCTGCGACTTTCGCCAGCATGACATCGAGTTCCCATACCCCTATGGCAATACGCCTATTTTCCCCAACTTCCGCCTCGGCCCGCTCGACGGCTCGCCCTGCGACACGCTCGGCCTCGACAACCACCCGCTGGCCGACTTCCGCCCCGAGCCGACGGACACAAGTGGCCTTGCCATGCACTTTTGGGACGTCTCGGCCTATGAGCCTGCCCAGTGGCTGTGGGACTTCGGCGACGGGGCAATGAGTCAGGATACCAGCCCGGTGCATGCCTACGCCTCTCCGGGCTTCTATACCGTGTGCCTCACGGTGAGCAACCAGTATGGCTCGGACACAAAATGCAAGGTGGTGGAAGTGAAAATCACTAGCGGCACGAGCAACCCACAAGGGGTGGGGGAGGTGAAGGTTTATCCCAACCCGACATCGGGCTGGATAATGCTGCCTGATATTGACGGTGTCCCCCGTTTGATTGAAGTGCTCGACATCACCGGTCGGCTTGTTCGCTCTGTCAATATGTCTGAAAACGAGCTCGACTTGAGCGAGCTCGAAAACGGACTGTACTTTTTGCGTGTGACCCGTATGGACAACGGTGCTGTCGGAAGCGCGAAAGTTATCGTCAGCAAATAG
- a CDS encoding sensor histidine kinase: protein MRIEKIPVRRMSHFVIGYMVLAFGWWAYSLWQQNDRLYKLEIKALEQRFDRQNRGVNLTQLYQTAEYKKIERNWHKGHRMIIAEGLFFTACLIFGLWVINRSANREVTLARQRRNFLLSITHELKSPIASLRLVLETLHKRELPREQIENLCKSGLKDANRLQQLVEDLLLAARLDDNWRPLLEPVDLPSIARDVAAGLLIRFPKANIQLNFPDNLPLVLADQSGLTAIVQNLLENAVKYSPEGTPVEISATVEHGQMQLRVADSGHGIPDTEKKAVFEKFYRLGNEETRQSTGTGLGLYIVSQVVKAHGGAIQVTDNKPQGTVFVVEI, encoded by the coding sequence ATGCGCATAGAAAAAATACCCGTCCGACGAATGTCCCACTTTGTCATTGGCTACATGGTGCTGGCCTTTGGGTGGTGGGCCTATAGCCTCTGGCAACAAAACGACCGCCTTTACAAATTGGAAATAAAGGCGCTGGAACAACGCTTCGACCGTCAGAACCGAGGCGTCAATCTCACCCAACTCTATCAAACGGCGGAGTACAAAAAAATAGAGCGCAACTGGCACAAAGGGCACCGCATGATTATCGCCGAAGGCCTTTTTTTCACGGCCTGCCTGATTTTCGGCTTGTGGGTCATCAATCGGAGCGCCAACCGCGAGGTGACGCTCGCCCGCCAACGCCGCAATTTCCTGCTCAGCATCACCCACGAATTGAAATCGCCCATTGCCTCGTTGCGTCTGGTGCTCGAAACGCTGCACAAGCGCGAACTGCCCCGCGAACAAATCGAAAACCTCTGCAAAAGCGGCCTCAAAGATGCCAACCGCTTGCAACAATTGGTGGAAGACCTGCTGCTCGCCGCCCGATTGGACGACAACTGGCGCCCTCTCCTCGAACCCGTTGACTTGCCCTCCATCGCACGCGACGTGGCCGCAGGGCTGCTCATTCGTTTCCCAAAAGCCAATATCCAACTGAATTTCCCCGACAACCTGCCGCTCGTGCTGGCCGACCAATCGGGATTGACTGCGATTGTGCAAAATCTGTTGGAAAACGCCGTGAAGTACTCCCCCGAGGGCACGCCTGTGGAAATATCGGCAACGGTGGAACATGGCCAAATGCAACTCCGCGTGGCCGACTCGGGACATGGCATTCCCGACACCGAAAAAAAGGCTGTTTTTGAAAAATTCTACCGCCTCGGCAATGAAGAAACGCGCCAATCCACTGGCACCGGGCTGGGGCTTTACATCGTCAGTCAAGTGGTGAAAGCACACGGCGGCGCTATTCAGGTGACGGACAACAAGCCGCAGGGGACGGTGTTTGTGGTGGAAATATGA
- a CDS encoding PKD domain-containing protein codes for MIVKDRILINDQLGYGQITAVKHGNGRDWWLPMPVEIGNKIHIVLLTKDTAYLHHSQHIGPAWDDNGGFQASFSPDGSKYVRYNRFHGVFIYDFDRCDGTLSNVAHFPFNDTTQGIFGGCAVSPNNRYLYVADFEYLYQFDLQADDIFSSKQLIAVYDGYTNNLATLFSYIINAPDGRMYVVPPTTTKNMHVINRPNLPGAACDFRQHDIEFPYPYGNTPVFPNFRLGPLDGSPCDTLGLDNHPLADFRPEPTDTSGLAMHFWDVSAYEPAQWLWDFGDGAMSQDTSPVHTFSAPGFYTVCLTVSNQYGSDTKCKVVEVKMTSGPPPAPSNRGGVALWPNPTTGEVRWGGLPEDEEVTVRVHDALGRLCLQATTRAGRADLGGLPAGLYYWLIVAEKGAVYSGKVEKR; via the coding sequence GTGATTGTCAAAGACAGAATACTGATAAATGATCAACTTGGTTACGGGCAGATTACGGCCGTCAAACACGGCAACGGTCGCGACTGGTGGCTTCCGATGCCGGTGGAAATCGGCAACAAAATCCATATAGTGCTGCTCACCAAAGACACCGCTTATCTGCATCATTCGCAGCACATTGGCCCGGCCTGGGACGATAACGGCGGTTTTCAGGCCTCGTTTTCCCCCGACGGCTCCAAGTATGTCCGCTACAACCGTTTTCACGGGGTCTTTATCTACGATTTCGACCGCTGCGACGGTACATTGAGCAATGTGGCGCACTTTCCGTTCAACGACACGACTCAGGGCATTTTTGGCGGCTGCGCAGTGTCGCCAAACAACCGGTACCTCTATGTGGCAGACTTTGAGTACTTGTACCAATTTGATTTGCAGGCTGACGACATTTTTTCGTCAAAGCAATTGATAGCTGTCTATGATGGCTACACCAATAATTTGGCAACATTGTTTTCATATATAATCAACGCGCCCGATGGCCGAATGTATGTTGTTCCCCCAACAACAACCAAGAACATGCACGTCATCAACCGGCCAAACTTGCCCGGTGCAGCCTGCGACTTTCGCCAGCATGACATCGAGTTCCCATACCCCTATGGCAATACGCCTGTTTTCCCCAACTTCCGCCTCGGCCCGCTCGACGGCTCGCCCTGCGACACGCTCGGCCTCGACAACCACCCGCTGGCTGACTTCCGCCCCGAGCCGACGGACACAAGTGGCCTTGCCATGCACTTTTGGGATGTCTCGGCCTACGAGCCTGCCCAGTGGCTGTGGGACTTCGGCGACGGGGCAATGAGTCAGGACACCAGCCCGGTGCATACTTTTTCTGCGCCGGGTTTCTACACCGTGTGCCTCACGGTGAGCAACCAGTATGGCTCGGACACAAAATGCAAGGTGGTGGAAGTGAAAATGACTAGTGGTCCCCCCCCGGCCCCCTCCAATAGAGGGGGAGTGGCGCTGTGGCCGAACCCGACGACGGGCGAGGTGCGATGGGGTGGGCTGCCGGAGGACGAGGAGGTGACGGTGCGGGTACATGATGCTTTGGGGAGGCTGTGCTTGCAAGCGACGACGCGGGCAGGGCGGGCGGATTTGGGAGGTTTACCTGCGGGTCTGTATTATTGGCTTATCGTGGCAGAAAAAGGAGCCGTTTATTCCGGCAAGGTCGAAAAGCGATAG
- a CDS encoding T9SS type A sorting domain-containing protein, which translates to MANVTAASTDLPAVVRPFCNSSGFNISASVTYLECTDIDVYVIVKARPKFESTRFIGNATDPARYFSNLAHAGGQNSPELSEILTFGISNSVLKVFRFRVSVTEESIERTLSLHFPIDFQPNWYFGEIPWRLYVHAEPAEPNVPPVFPEWELITPLNSPASTLLFDAPYFPIVGSAKVSDLYDELTMYTIEDFGESAHSIMMLPDESGSFPVLTVDVQRFVIGFGNVADRGQLYLCPGAQIKVVDGDSLIVDVADMFTCGDVSKGILVETGGTLVLRRPQFSDAELAVDAKRGSTLRSFAGTFANNYRGIRLDNTGTTGAELDVNFTSFNDFFGGNLKPGYTGMVPNSEDGYGMEILNHPFVTLQAGTFGILNTGIRLVNSSLSLGDVKFGVIAIGANASAPWHGHAIWAWGSGVETLFFSPNTTGGADISDCERRGVYANRMNVTLNNISTQANSGFFLENCRMNTVRIINNPMDCRFTGIRASKCLPLKMGSRIANNDITVTNPGNAAATGNGILLDDATQVTGTNAVGWKVVNNSIQLDRSRWGIRFWGGNQSEISENDVTFASQSQYPHYLGFDLLNANNMTLNCNNVHGFSSASKKGYFIKNVSQSEYTCNDAFSTSTGMEFSAMCDATVLKGSTFSGGTGLFLNGDVALGTQGLDYLVNGLPFFVTDHGNTWSGSTAFHASSDQIVVQLSAFGVDPSENAQFNPPNNWGNNWFIVEPTPTIPTFSCAGFSCLPPGQASTVSGKALERAIADGSIHSSGLPGLIPKMLENHLYARLQEHPSWGSETVFQQFEQSKTGTSTAAFWAIRQGINAFHNRPTNEQNEVEAKESDIVALSAELAELDSTRNADTEVDEALYAQTLAQLASKSDSLRDLLTGIRAQRQTDATQLLTQNAAISVTDAWEHTEQKVNELEIDMFLQGDTLYAAQLATLDSIGSLCLHTNGEAVLRAQVLYNLFLEKEYTPVNCAGEREDSIKKMAESSLRIFPNPTTGFVSFTGMDVAGCLVAVFDVTGQKVATVAMSGNSLDFSNLPSGIYFLRFTHPNGGLAARSKIIVSK; encoded by the coding sequence GTGGCTAACGTAACTGCTGCAAGCACAGACCTGCCCGCAGTCGTCCGACCTTTTTGCAATTCATCCGGGTTCAACATCTCCGCTTCGGTCACTTATCTCGAATGCACCGATATTGATGTCTATGTCATTGTCAAAGCGCGGCCAAAGTTTGAAAGCACACGCTTCATTGGAAACGCCACCGACCCAGCTCGCTATTTCAGCAACTTGGCACACGCTGGAGGGCAGAATTCGCCGGAACTCAGCGAGATACTGACTTTTGGCATTAGCAACAGCGTGTTGAAGGTCTTTCGCTTTCGTGTTTCAGTCACAGAGGAAAGCATAGAGCGAACGCTATCGCTACACTTTCCCATTGATTTTCAGCCCAACTGGTATTTTGGCGAAATCCCATGGCGGCTCTATGTTCATGCCGAACCTGCCGAACCCAATGTACCTCCTGTTTTCCCAGAGTGGGAGCTCATCACCCCGCTCAATAGCCCGGCATCCACGCTCCTCTTCGATGCCCCATATTTCCCGATTGTTGGCTCGGCGAAAGTGAGCGACCTCTACGACGAGCTCACTATGTACACGATTGAGGATTTTGGGGAAAGTGCGCACAGCATCATGATGCTGCCGGATGAGAGCGGCAGCTTCCCGGTGCTCACGGTTGATGTGCAGCGTTTCGTCATAGGCTTTGGCAATGTGGCGGATAGGGGGCAGCTATACCTTTGCCCGGGCGCTCAAATAAAAGTGGTGGATGGCGACAGCCTCATTGTGGACGTGGCGGATATGTTCACCTGCGGCGATGTTAGCAAAGGTATTTTGGTGGAGACTGGCGGGACGCTTGTCCTGCGCAGGCCGCAATTTTCCGATGCCGAGCTTGCGGTGGATGCCAAGCGCGGGAGCACGCTGCGGAGCTTTGCGGGGACGTTCGCAAACAATTACAGGGGCATAAGACTGGACAACACCGGCACAACCGGTGCCGAATTGGATGTGAATTTTACATCGTTCAACGATTTTTTCGGAGGAAACCTAAAACCCGGTTACACGGGCATGGTGCCCAACTCCGAAGACGGATATGGAATGGAAATCCTGAACCATCCTTTTGTTACTTTGCAGGCGGGCACTTTTGGCATTCTCAACACGGGCATTCGGCTTGTGAACTCCTCGCTTAGTCTCGGCGATGTAAAATTTGGTGTGATAGCAATAGGGGCCAACGCAAGTGCCCCGTGGCATGGACACGCCATTTGGGCATGGGGCTCCGGCGTGGAAACCCTGTTTTTTTCGCCCAACACCACGGGTGGCGCCGATATCAGCGATTGTGAAAGACGCGGCGTGTACGCCAATCGCATGAACGTCACGCTGAACAATATCAGCACGCAAGCCAACTCAGGCTTTTTCCTCGAAAACTGTCGCATGAACACTGTTAGGATAATCAACAATCCGATGGATTGCCGCTTTACCGGCATCCGTGCGTCCAAGTGCCTGCCATTGAAAATGGGCAGCAGGATAGCAAACAATGATATCACGGTGACGAACCCGGGCAATGCTGCTGCCACAGGCAATGGCATACTGCTCGACGACGCGACACAGGTCACGGGCACAAACGCGGTGGGCTGGAAGGTTGTGAACAATTCGATTCAACTGGACCGCTCTCGCTGGGGCATCCGTTTTTGGGGCGGCAACCAATCGGAGATAAGCGAAAACGACGTCACGTTTGCCTCGCAAAGCCAGTATCCTCACTATTTGGGTTTCGATTTGCTCAACGCCAACAACATGACACTCAACTGCAACAACGTGCACGGTTTTTCTTCCGCCTCCAAAAAGGGATACTTCATCAAAAACGTCAGCCAGAGCGAATACACTTGCAACGATGCCTTTTCCACCAGCACGGGCATGGAGTTCAGCGCGATGTGCGACGCGACGGTGCTGAAAGGCTCTACTTTCTCAGGAGGCACCGGACTTTTCCTCAACGGCGACGTGGCACTTGGCACACAGGGCTTGGATTATCTTGTAAATGGTTTGCCCTTTTTTGTCACAGACCATGGAAACACATGGTCGGGCAGTACTGCTTTTCATGCTTCCTCTGATCAAATAGTGGTGCAACTTTCTGCTTTTGGGGTGGATCCTTCAGAAAATGCTCAATTCAACCCTCCCAATAATTGGGGGAATAATTGGTTCATCGTCGAACCCACCCCCACCATCCCCACATTTTCTTGCGCAGGTTTTTCCTGCCTGCCGCCGGGACAAGCCTCCACTGTTTCTGGCAAAGCGCTGGAGCGTGCCATCGCCGATGGCTCCATTCACAGCTCCGGCCTGCCCGGCTTAATACCTAAAATGTTGGAAAATCACCTTTATGCCCGATTGCAGGAACACCCGTCGTGGGGGAGCGAAACGGTTTTTCAACAGTTTGAGCAAAGCAAAACAGGCACCTCGACCGCTGCATTTTGGGCAATCAGACAAGGAATCAACGCCTTTCACAACCGCCCGACCAATGAGCAGAATGAAGTGGAGGCAAAGGAATCGGACATCGTTGCCCTGAGTGCCGAACTGGCGGAATTGGACAGCACCCGCAATGCCGACACAGAGGTGGACGAGGCGCTGTACGCACAGACGCTCGCCCAACTGGCTTCCAAGTCGGACAGTTTACGCGACTTGCTGACTGGCATCCGCGCACAGCGACAGACAGACGCGACGCAGCTGCTGACGCAGAACGCGGCGATTTCGGTCACCGACGCATGGGAGCATACCGAGCAGAAAGTCAATGAATTGGAGATTGATATGTTTCTGCAAGGCGACACCCTCTACGCCGCTCAATTGGCGACGCTCGACAGCATCGGCTCGCTGTGCTTACATACCAACGGAGAAGCGGTGTTGCGGGCGCAAGTGCTGTACAACCTGTTTTTGGAGAAGGAATACACGCCTGTCAATTGTGCAGGCGAGCGGGAAGATTCGATAAAGAAGATGGCAGAATCTTCTTTAAGAATCTTTCCGAACCCTACCACCGGCTTCGTTTCTTTTACAGGCATGGATGTCGCGGGTTGCCTTGTCGCAGTATTTGACGTGACAGGACAGAAAGTCGCAACAGTCGCTATGTCTGGCAACAGCCTTGACTTTAGCAATCTTCCGTCTGGAATTTATTTCCTGCGCTTCACGCATCCGAACGGCGGCTTGGCTGCCCGTTCAAAAATCATTGTCAGCAAATAA
- a CDS encoding dipeptidase yields the protein MKELKPYFEANKQRFLDELLELLRIPSVSADPKYKDDVRRMAEATAQHLRSVGADTVEIHETAGHPIVYGEKMIDPKAPTVLVYGHYDVQPPDPLDLWDSPPFEPVVKKTKLHPQGAIFARGACDDKGQFFMHVKAFEMMLKNNALTCNVKFMIEGEEEVGSKNLEKFCKENKKKLACDVVLISDTSIIANDTPSLTVGLRGLCYMEVEVTGPNKDLHSGVYGGAVANPVNVLCQMIASLHDSKRRVTVKGFYDDVQKVSAKERKMMNEAPYDEKQYMKDLNVAELMGEKGYTTIERTGIRPTLDVNGIWGGYIGEGAKTVLPSKAFAKISMRLVPNQDPKKMEKLFQKHFESLAPKSVKVKVSAHHGGWPVVVPTNSVEYKASEKALEQAFGKKPLPQRGGGSIPIVAMFDQVLDAKSVLMGFGLDSDDIHSPNEHYGLFNYYKGIETIPYFYQYYAEMKKKK from the coding sequence ATGAAAGAGCTCAAACCATATTTCGAGGCCAATAAACAACGCTTCCTCGATGAACTCCTCGAACTCCTCCGCATCCCCTCCGTAAGTGCCGACCCCAAATACAAAGACGATGTGCGCCGCATGGCCGAAGCCACTGCCCAGCACCTTCGAAGCGTCGGTGCCGACACCGTGGAAATCCACGAGACCGCTGGCCACCCCATCGTTTATGGCGAAAAAATGATTGACCCCAAAGCCCCCACCGTGCTTGTGTATGGCCACTACGATGTGCAGCCACCCGACCCGCTCGACTTGTGGGACAGCCCGCCGTTTGAGCCAGTGGTGAAAAAAACCAAGCTCCACCCGCAGGGTGCCATTTTCGCCCGCGGCGCTTGCGACGACAAGGGTCAGTTCTTCATGCACGTCAAGGCATTTGAGATGATGCTGAAAAACAACGCCCTGACCTGCAATGTCAAGTTTATGATAGAAGGCGAGGAAGAAGTCGGCTCGAAGAACTTGGAAAAATTTTGCAAGGAAAACAAAAAGAAACTCGCCTGCGACGTGGTGCTCATTTCCGATACCAGCATCATCGCCAACGATACGCCCAGCCTCACCGTAGGCCTGCGCGGCCTTTGCTACATGGAAGTGGAGGTGACAGGCCCCAACAAGGATTTGCACTCCGGCGTGTACGGCGGTGCGGTGGCCAATCCCGTCAACGTATTGTGCCAAATGATTGCCTCGCTCCACGACTCCAAGCGCCGCGTCACCGTCAAGGGATTCTACGACGACGTGCAAAAAGTGAGCGCCAAAGAGCGCAAAATGATGAACGAGGCCCCCTACGATGAAAAACAATACATGAAAGACCTCAACGTGGCCGAACTCATGGGCGAAAAAGGCTACACCACCATCGAGCGCACAGGCATCCGCCCAACGCTCGACGTGAACGGCATCTGGGGAGGCTACATCGGCGAGGGCGCCAAGACCGTGTTGCCCTCAAAGGCTTTTGCCAAAATCTCCATGCGCCTCGTGCCCAACCAAGACCCGAAGAAGATGGAAAAACTTTTTCAAAAACACTTCGAGAGCCTCGCGCCCAAATCGGTGAAGGTGAAAGTCTCCGCCCATCACGGTGGCTGGCCCGTGGTGGTGCCGACCAACTCGGTGGAATACAAAGCCTCCGAGAAGGCCCTCGAGCAAGCCTTCGGCAAAAAGCCCCTGCCACAGCGCGGCGGCGGCAGCATCCCCATCGTGGCGATGTTCGACCAAGTCCTCGATGCCAAATCAGTGCTCATGGGTTTTGGCCTCGACTCTGACGACATTCACTCGCCCAACGAGCACTACGGCTTGTTCAACTACTACAAGGGCATTGAGACCATTCCGTATTTCTACCAGTATTATGCGGAAATGAAGAAGAAAAAATAA